In Raphanus sativus cultivar WK10039 unplaced genomic scaffold, ASM80110v3 Scaffold0944, whole genome shotgun sequence, a single window of DNA contains:
- the LOC130503412 gene encoding glutathione S-transferase T2-like → MLPFPINAGGYVNLLASQTSENTHVESPPVPKPLERRKWSPKEDIVLISAWLNTSKDPIVSTDQKCKQRWGRLNEQVCRFVGCHEAALKEQASGQNENDVMKAAHDIFLNDYGSKFGLEHAWRELRYDQKWKSNSKDGAKDKRKEAAEVEPEFEEVRPPGVKAAKRKKRGNEAYDQLQTMLGVKDAISKRRLLERLLARKDPLSDTEMVLKDKLVSELVVTGFSTGFYLSTVFSTGFSTAFV, encoded by the exons atGCTTCCTTTTCCCATAAACGCTGGCGGGTATGTTAACCTACTAGCTTCCCAAACCAGTGAAAACACCCACGTAGAGTCTCCCCCCGTCCCTAAACCACTGGAAAGGAGGAAGTGGTCACCAAAGGAAGACATCGTGCTGATCAGTGCATGGTTGAACACCAGCAAGGATCCGATTGTCAGCACCGACCAGAAG TGTAAGCAGAGGTGGGGGAGATTGAACGAGCAAGTCTGCAGGTTTGTGGGATGTCATGAGGCCGCGTTGAAGGAGCAAGCAAGTGGCCAAAACGAAAATGATGTCATGAAGGCTGCTCATGACATCTTCTTAAATGACTACGGGTCCAAGTTCGGGCTTGAACATGCGTGGAGGGAACTTCGGTATGATCAGAAGTGGAAATCAAACTCCAAAGATGGTGCAAAGGACAAAAGGAAGGAAGCTGCGGAGGTGGAACCTGAGTTCGAAGAGGTTAGGCCTCCTGGTGTTAAAGCAGCCAAACGCAAGAAGCGTGGCAATGAAGCTTATGATCAGTTACAGACAATGCTAGGGGTGAAAGATGCCATATCGAAACGGAGACTCCTTGAGCGTCTCCTTGCAAGAAAAGATCCACTTTCTGATACAGAAATGGTTCTGAAGGACAAACTCGTTTCTGAATTG GTTGTCACGGGCTTCTCAACTGGCTTCTACCTATCAACTGTCTTCTCAACTGGCTTCTCTACTGCCTTTGTTTAA
- the LOC108832127 gene encoding uncharacterized protein LOC108832127, producing the protein MSSPSSYEDDAIDDQIDDTFEDMFDQQFDQMYDAIVHGAANKQNKRAYIEREREQEHNQLWNDYFSDHPTYPPEIFRRHFRMTKPLFLSIVDRLSNEVPYFEQRRNAHRRYGQAADTYDEYLRLGESTALLCLEKFNEGIIQLFGDEYLRKPTSDDLQRLLDIGEVRGFPGMIGSIDCMHWEWKNCPRSWSGQYARGHGKPTIVLEAVASHDLWIWHTFFGLPGTLNDINVLQRSQVFSDILDGRAPKVNFTVNGHNYRMAYYLTDGIYPKWSTFIQSISLPQSRKAELFAEHQESARKDVERAFGILQSRFAIVKNPALLWDKEKIRKIMRTCVILHNMIVENERNTYHLSDTSEFETGESSRSSHVEVSQPTATPSNFVNRLGIRNQIRSENKHDRLKTDLVENIWQRFGNLVE; encoded by the coding sequence ATGTCTTCCCCATCGTCTTATGAAGATGATGCCATAGATGATCAAATAGACGACACTTTTGAAGATATGTTCGACCAACAATTTGATCAAATGTACGACGCAATCGTTCATGGTGCAGCCAACAAGCAGAACAAACGAGCTTATATCGAAAGAGAGCGGGAACAAGAACACAATCAACTATGGAACGACTATTTCAGTGACCATCCTACATACCCACCAGAAATATTTAGGCGGCATTTTCGAATGACCAAACCATTGTTCCTTTCCATTGTTGATCGCCTAAGTAATGAAGTTCCATACTTTGAGCAAAGACGAAATGCTCACCGGAGGTATGGTCAAGCAGCAGATACGTATGACgaatatctccgacttggtgagaGTACTGCACTTTTATGTTTGGAAAAATTCAACGAAGGGATAATACAATTGTTTGGAGATGAGTATCTACGAAAACCTACATCAGATGATCTTCAACGATTACTCGATATTGGAGAGGTTCGCGGATTTCCAGGAATGATAGGcagcatcgactgtatgcattgggagtggaaaaacTGCCCAAGATCTTGGAGTGGGCAGTACGCACGAGGTCACGGAAAGCCGACAATTGTCTTAGAGGCTGTGGCATCACATgatctttggatatggcacACATTTTTCGGTTTACCAGGTACCCTCAACGATATTAATGTTCTCCAACGGTCACAAGTTTTTTCTGACATTTTAGACGGTCGAGCTCCTAAAGTTAATTTCACGGTCAACGGCCACAATTATCGTATGGCGTACTACCTTACAGACGGAATCTATCCGaaatggtcaacatttatcCAATCCATCTCACTACCTCAAAGTCGTAAAGCCGAGCTTTTTGCTGAACATCAAGAATCCGCCAGAAAAGATGTCGAACGTGCTTTCGGAATTTTGCAATCGAGGTTTGCAATAGTAAAAAACCCGGCTCTACTATGGGACAAGGAAAAGATTAGAAAGATTATGAGAACTTGTGTCATACTGCACAATATGATAGTAGAGAACGAACGAAACACATATCATCTGTCTGATACATCTGAGTTCGAAACTGGAGAGTCAAGCAGAAGTTCACATGTTGAAGTCTCGCAACCTACGGCCACCCCTTCCAACTTCGTTAATAGGCTTGGCATTCGTAATCAAATTCGGAgtgaaaacaaacatgatcgTTTGAAAACcgatttagttgaaaatatatggcaaAGATTTGGTAATCTAGTTGAATAA